One part of the Sphingobacterium sp. LZ7M1 genome encodes these proteins:
- the rpsM gene encoding 30S ribosomal protein S13 — MARISGIDLPKNKRGIIGLTYIFGIGRSTAAYILEKAGISQDVKVQEWNDDQLAAIRTIINDEIKVEGALRSEVQLNIKRLMDIGCYRGLRHRKHLPVRGQRTKNNSRTRKGKRKTVANKKKATK; from the coding sequence ATGGCAAGGATCTCAGGTATAGATTTACCTAAAAACAAAAGAGGCATCATTGGCCTTACCTATATTTTCGGTATTGGTCGTTCTACTGCTGCTTATATCCTAGAGAAAGCAGGCATCAGTCAAGATGTAAAGGTTCAAGAATGGAATGATGATCAATTAGCAGCTATCCGTACAATCATCAATGATGAGATTAAGGTAGAAGGCGCTTTACGTTCAGAGGTTCAGTTGAACATTAAACGTTTAATGGATATTGGTTGTTACCGTGGATTACGCCACCGTAAACACCTTCCAGTTCGTGGACAACGTACTAAGAATAACTCTCGTACCAGAAAAGGTAAACGTAAGACAGTTGCAAACAAGAAAAAAGCTACTAAATAA
- a CDS encoding M20 family metallo-hydrolase codes for MIDIAQLIEDSTSLLKGLIETQSFSREEDQTAQLLVEYFQQHGIATERIGNNVVAYNRFEDPSKPYVLLNSHHDTVKPNPGYSKDPFKAIVEDGKLYGLGSNDAGGCLVSLIAAFRYFYYRDDLPFNLCLVASSEEEVSGKGGLEEAYKHIKPCEFAIIGEPTLLNLAVAEKGLMVLDCEAAGKSGHAAREEGENAIYNAIEDINWFQNYQFPKQSEFLGPVKMSVTMIEAGSQHNVVPASCKFVVDVRTTDVYSNLEVLEMIRQHVKSSVEPRSTRLNPSSISIEHPIVQSGKSLGKELYGSPTMSDQAILKIPSIKTGPGDSARSHTADEFIYLQEINDGVRYYIDLLKGIL; via the coding sequence ATGATTGATATTGCCCAACTGATTGAAGACAGTACCTCACTCTTGAAAGGATTGATTGAAACCCAGTCATTCAGTAGGGAAGAGGATCAGACTGCTCAATTGCTTGTGGAGTATTTTCAGCAGCATGGCATAGCTACTGAAAGGATAGGGAACAATGTGGTCGCCTATAACCGTTTTGAAGATCCTTCAAAACCTTATGTCCTGTTGAATTCGCATCATGATACCGTTAAACCCAACCCTGGCTATAGCAAAGATCCATTTAAGGCTATCGTTGAGGATGGGAAGCTGTACGGCTTAGGGAGCAATGATGCCGGTGGGTGTTTGGTTTCCTTGATTGCTGCATTCCGTTATTTTTATTACCGTGATGATTTACCGTTTAACCTTTGTTTGGTAGCTTCCTCTGAAGAGGAGGTTTCTGGTAAAGGAGGCTTAGAAGAAGCCTATAAACACATCAAACCTTGTGAGTTTGCCATTATTGGTGAACCCACCCTGTTGAATTTGGCAGTGGCGGAAAAAGGATTGATGGTTTTGGACTGTGAAGCGGCAGGTAAATCTGGTCATGCCGCACGGGAAGAGGGTGAAAACGCGATTTATAATGCGATTGAAGACATCAATTGGTTCCAGAATTATCAATTCCCAAAACAGTCGGAGTTTTTAGGGCCGGTAAAGATGAGTGTCACCATGATAGAAGCGGGGTCACAACATAATGTGGTGCCGGCTAGCTGTAAATTTGTGGTGGATGTAAGGACTACCGATGTGTACAGTAACCTGGAGGTCTTGGAAATGATCAGACAACATGTGAAGTCTTCGGTAGAGCCACGTTCTACGCGCCTGAATCCTTCTTCGATTTCAATTGAACATCCAATCGTTCAATCCGGGAAATCTTTGGGGAAAGAATTATATGGCAGTCCGACGATGAGTGATCAGGCCATATTGAAAATTCCGTCCATCAAAACGGGACCTGGAGATTCGGCGAGGTCACATACTGCGGATGAATTTATTTATTTGCAAGAAATAAATGATGGGGTCCGGTACTATATCGACCTTCTGAAAGGGATATTATAA
- the infA gene encoding translation initiation factor IF-1: MAKQASIEQDGIIKEALSNAMFRVELENGHEIIAHISGKMRMHYIKILPGDKVKLEMSPYDLTKGRITYRYK; this comes from the coding sequence ATGGCTAAACAAGCCTCGATTGAGCAAGACGGCATAATCAAAGAAGCGCTTTCTAACGCGATGTTTCGCGTAGAATTAGAGAATGGGCATGAAATCATTGCACATATCTCTGGAAAAATGCGCATGCATTATATTAAAATATTACCAGGTGACAAAGTGAAGTTAGAGATGTCACCATACGACTTAACAAAAGGAAGAATTACATACCGCTATAAGTAA
- the rpsD gene encoding 30S ribosomal protein S4, which translates to MARYTGPKSKIARKFREPIFGPDKALEKKNYPPGQHGPSKRRGKQSEYAIQLLEKQKAKYTYGVLERQFANLFAKAAAKQGVTGENFLKLLEARLDNIVYRLGIAPTRSSARQLVSHKHITVNGQVVNIPSYGIRPGDVIAVRERSQSLEAIVNSVAGRKINKFSWLDWDADKLTGTFVNFPERADIPENIKENLIVELYSK; encoded by the coding sequence ATGGCAAGATATACAGGACCTAAGTCCAAAATAGCTCGTAAATTTAGAGAGCCAATTTTCGGCCCAGATAAGGCATTAGAAAAAAAGAATTATCCTCCAGGTCAGCACGGACCATCAAAAAGAAGAGGTAAACAATCTGAATACGCTATTCAGTTGTTAGAAAAGCAAAAAGCAAAATACACTTACGGTGTATTAGAGCGTCAATTCGCTAACCTATTTGCTAAGGCAGCAGCAAAACAAGGTGTTACAGGTGAGAACTTCTTGAAATTATTAGAAGCACGTTTAGATAACATCGTTTACCGTTTAGGAATCGCTCCTACACGTTCATCTGCTCGTCAATTAGTTTCGCACAAGCACATTACTGTTAACGGTCAAGTAGTTAACATTCCATCATACGGTATCCGTCCAGGTGATGTTATTGCAGTTCGCGAGCGTTCTCAATCATTAGAGGCAATCGTAAACTCAGTAGCTGGAAGAAAAATCAACAAATTCAGCTGGTTGGATTGGGATGCAGACAAACTTACAGGAACATTCGTTAATTTCCCTGAAAGAGCTGATATTCCAGAAAACATTAAAGAGAACTTAATTGTAGAGTTATACTCTAAATAA
- the rplQ gene encoding 50S ribosomal protein L17, with protein MRHGKKVNHLGRTDSHRKAMLANMATSLIKHKRITTTLAKAKALRTYVEPLITKSKNDTTHSRRTVFAYLKDKDAVSILFREISEKVASRPGGYTRIIKLENRLGDNAEMAFIELVDYNEIYGKTVQTEKKSTRRRGSAKKKATPTTESKEAKATKAGDDLTIVEGIGPKIAEVLAAAGIATYAELAKTDAEKVKEILTEAGSNFNTADPTTWAEQAQLAADGKFEELEKLKAELDGGKKVDE; from the coding sequence ATGAGACACGGAAAAAAAGTAAATCACTTAGGCCGCACTGACAGTCACCGTAAGGCGATGTTAGCTAACATGGCGACTTCATTGATCAAACACAAACGTATTACTACGACTTTAGCAAAAGCAAAAGCGTTACGTACTTATGTGGAGCCTTTGATTACAAAATCTAAAAACGACACTACACACTCACGTCGTACGGTATTCGCTTACTTGAAAGACAAAGATGCAGTTTCTATCTTGTTCCGCGAGATTTCAGAAAAAGTGGCATCACGTCCAGGAGGTTACACTCGTATCATTAAATTAGAGAACCGTTTGGGTGACAACGCAGAAATGGCATTTATCGAATTAGTTGATTACAACGAAATTTACGGTAAAACTGTTCAAACTGAGAAAAAATCTACTCGACGTCGTGGTTCTGCTAAAAAGAAAGCTACTCCAACAACTGAATCAAAAGAGGCAAAAGCTACTAAAGCTGGCGATGATTTAACCATTGTTGAAGGTATCGGTCCTAAGATTGCAGAAGTATTAGCAGCTGCTGGTATTGCAACTTACGCTGAATTAGCTAAAACTGATGCTGAGAAAGTTAAAGAAATCTTAACTGAAGCTGGTTCTAACTTTAACACTGCAGATCCTACTACTTGGGCTGAACAAGCACAATTAGCTGCAGATGGAAAATTTGAAGAATTAGAAAAACTTAAAGCCGAATTAGACGGCGGAAAAAAAGTTGATGAATAA
- a CDS encoding DNA-directed RNA polymerase subunit alpha, producing MAILAFQRPDKVIMQKSTDFDGTFEFRPLEPGFGVTIGNALRRILLSSLEGYAITSVRFSGVSHEFSTIKGVVEDVTEIILNLKQVRFQKSGEQGDNEKIFVVINGQDQFTAGDITKFSNNFTVLNPDLVICNMDSSVTVEVELSVAKGRGYVNAEENKVVDGPVGVIAIDSIYTPIKNVKYTIENYRVEQKTDYEKLLLDISTDGSIHPEDALKEAAKILIQHFMLFSDENMLLESQTKEETKVVDEEILHMRKILKTELVDLDLSVRALNCLKAADIRTLAELVTYDVADMLKFRNFGKKSLSEIQELVKSKGLSFGMNLSKYKLDEE from the coding sequence ATGGCAATTTTAGCATTTCAAAGACCGGATAAAGTTATCATGCAGAAATCAACTGATTTTGATGGTACCTTTGAATTTCGTCCACTAGAGCCAGGTTTTGGAGTTACTATTGGTAATGCTTTACGCCGTATTTTATTGTCCTCTTTAGAAGGATATGCAATTACGTCGGTAAGATTTTCAGGCGTGTCGCACGAATTCTCTACGATTAAAGGCGTAGTAGAAGACGTTACAGAGATCATCTTGAACTTGAAACAAGTACGTTTCCAGAAATCAGGTGAGCAAGGCGATAACGAGAAGATCTTTGTGGTTATCAATGGTCAAGATCAATTTACAGCTGGTGATATTACGAAGTTTTCCAATAATTTTACTGTATTGAATCCTGATTTGGTCATCTGTAACATGGATAGTTCAGTAACTGTAGAAGTTGAATTGTCAGTTGCAAAAGGCCGCGGATACGTTAATGCAGAGGAAAATAAAGTGGTTGATGGTCCTGTTGGAGTAATTGCGATTGACTCAATCTACACTCCAATTAAGAATGTAAAATATACCATTGAGAACTACCGTGTAGAGCAAAAGACTGACTACGAGAAATTGTTGTTAGATATCTCTACTGATGGTTCTATTCATCCAGAAGATGCTTTGAAAGAAGCAGCTAAAATCTTGATCCAACACTTTATGTTGTTCTCTGACGAAAACATGTTGTTAGAGTCACAAACTAAAGAAGAAACTAAAGTAGTTGACGAGGAAATCTTACACATGCGTAAGATCTTGAAAACAGAATTAGTAGACTTAGACCTTTCAGTTCGTGCATTGAACTGTTTGAAAGCTGCTGATATCCGCACTTTAGCTGAATTGGTTACATATGATGTAGCTGATATGTTGAAATTCCGCAACTTTGGTAAAAAATCATTGAGCGAAATTCAAGAGTTAGTTAAATCAAAAGGTTTATCATTTGGTATGAACCTGTCTAAATACAAATTGGACGAAGAATAA
- a CDS encoding aspartate aminotransferase family protein — MELFNVYPVNPINIVKAQGSTVWDEQGTEYLDLYGAHAVISIGHTHPHYVKSITDQLNKIGFYSNSIMIPIQQQLAKQLGEVSGKTDYTLFLCNSGAEANENALKLASFHTGRKKVIAFSKSFHGRTSLAVAATDNPAIVAPVNETDNVIFLPFNDEEALEKAFKENGEEIAAVIIEGIQGVGGIREASVPFLKLIRSLCDQYGSVFIADSVQCGYGRTGTFFSHDYAGIDADIYSMAKGMGNGFPIGGIAISPKFKASYGMLGTTFGGNHLACAAAVSVLDIIKQDNLMENAAKVGSYLIEELKKFDQVLEVRGRGLMIGIELPTELAHVKKDLLSKNKIFTGEAKPNVIRLLPALNITNKIADQFLTAFEERLKA; from the coding sequence ATGGAACTATTTAACGTTTATCCTGTTAACCCTATCAACATCGTAAAAGCGCAAGGCTCTACTGTTTGGGATGAACAAGGAACTGAATATTTGGATCTATATGGAGCTCATGCTGTTATCTCCATTGGCCATACCCATCCACATTATGTGAAAAGTATCACGGATCAGTTGAATAAAATTGGGTTCTATTCCAATTCAATCATGATCCCTATTCAACAACAATTAGCGAAACAATTAGGTGAAGTTTCGGGTAAGACCGACTATACCTTGTTTCTTTGTAATTCTGGTGCTGAGGCCAATGAAAATGCCTTGAAATTAGCATCATTTCACACCGGACGAAAAAAGGTAATCGCCTTTTCAAAATCCTTCCATGGACGTACGTCTTTAGCCGTAGCTGCTACAGATAATCCAGCTATCGTTGCTCCTGTAAATGAAACTGATAATGTAATATTCCTTCCTTTCAATGATGAAGAAGCACTTGAAAAGGCTTTCAAGGAAAATGGCGAAGAGATAGCTGCCGTAATCATCGAGGGAATTCAAGGAGTAGGAGGTATCCGTGAAGCATCGGTGCCTTTCTTGAAGCTGATACGCAGTCTGTGTGACCAATATGGATCCGTATTTATCGCGGATTCCGTTCAATGTGGATATGGAAGGACTGGAACCTTCTTCTCGCATGACTATGCCGGAATAGATGCAGATATCTATTCGATGGCTAAAGGAATGGGCAATGGGTTTCCAATCGGAGGGATTGCTATATCTCCAAAATTCAAGGCTTCTTATGGCATGTTAGGTACGACCTTCGGTGGTAACCATTTGGCATGTGCAGCAGCTGTTTCTGTATTGGATATCATCAAGCAAGATAACCTGATGGAAAATGCAGCAAAAGTAGGCAGTTATCTGATCGAAGAACTTAAGAAGTTTGATCAGGTATTGGAAGTGAGAGGTAGAGGCTTAATGATTGGGATTGAACTACCAACTGAATTGGCACATGTGAAGAAGGATTTGTTGTCAAAAAACAAGATTTTTACGGGTGAGGCGAAACCTAATGTGATTCGTCTGTTGCCTGCACTAAATATTACCAATAAGATTGCTGATCAATTTTTAACTGCTTTTGAAGAGAGATTAAAGGCATAA
- the argB gene encoding acetylglutamate kinase: MSVLNIIKIGGNVIDNPEQLEEFLEKFSALPGRKILVHGGGKIATRMASDMGIEAKMVEGRRITDAAMLDVVTMVYAGLTNKNLVASLQKYNCNAIGLCGADANVIKAVKRPVKEIDYGFVGDILADSIDSLAIKKLLEAEFIPVFSAITHNGNGQLLNTNADTIASSLAVALSKLYEVSLIYCFDKNGVLLDVNDEQSVIETIRSVDFERLKDSKTIHDGMIPKLYNAFEAISKGVSNVYIGHANNLHLFQQRKFGTCLIA; this comes from the coding sequence ATGTCGGTATTAAATATTATCAAGATAGGTGGGAATGTCATTGACAACCCGGAACAATTAGAGGAATTTTTAGAGAAATTTTCTGCATTGCCAGGTCGAAAGATCCTGGTGCATGGAGGTGGAAAGATCGCCACGCGTATGGCATCAGATATGGGCATTGAAGCCAAAATGGTGGAAGGTAGACGTATTACTGATGCTGCCATGCTTGATGTCGTGACCATGGTCTACGCTGGCCTTACCAATAAAAACTTGGTTGCTTCCCTGCAAAAATACAATTGCAATGCCATAGGATTGTGCGGAGCAGATGCGAATGTGATCAAAGCGGTAAAAAGACCGGTTAAGGAAATCGATTATGGTTTTGTAGGTGATATCCTTGCTGATTCGATTGATTCATTGGCTATAAAAAAACTATTGGAGGCGGAGTTTATTCCTGTCTTTTCCGCTATTACCCACAACGGTAATGGACAATTATTGAATACCAATGCCGATACCATTGCATCTTCCTTGGCTGTTGCGCTATCCAAACTATATGAAGTTTCATTGATCTATTGTTTCGATAAAAATGGCGTATTGTTGGATGTTAATGATGAGCAATCGGTTATTGAGACCATTCGTTCGGTTGATTTTGAACGATTGAAAGATAGCAAGACCATTCATGATGGAATGATCCCTAAACTATACAATGCATTTGAAGCGATTTCCAAGGGTGTCAGTAATGTCTATATCGGACATGCCAATAACTTGCACCTCTTCCAGCAACGGAAGTTTGGAACCTGCTTGATTGCCTAA
- a CDS encoding acetylornithine carbamoyltransferase, protein MKKFFSVADVDNLKDIVTEALEIKASPYSNETLGKHKMLGLVFLNPSLRTRLSTQKAGMNLGMNVMVMNMDKDGWALETRDGVIMNGTTVEHIREAAAVMGEYCDILGLRSFPTLKDKEADYSEDLFNKFIKYCGVPVVSLESATRHPLQSLTDLITITEYKKTDKPKVVLAWAPHVKALPQAVPNSFSEWMCRAQEEGLVDFTIAHPAGYELSEDFTPGANISTNLDEALEGADFVYVKNWSSFKEYGEVYPVNENWLLDNEKLKLTNDAKVMHCLPVRRDLELSSEILDGPNSLVIKEASNRVWAAQVVLKRMLEDLKG, encoded by the coding sequence ATGAAGAAGTTTTTTTCCGTAGCAGACGTAGATAATCTGAAAGACATCGTTACAGAGGCTTTAGAAATTAAGGCTAGCCCTTATTCCAATGAAACCCTGGGGAAGCATAAAATGCTGGGTTTGGTATTTCTTAATCCAAGTTTGAGAACACGGTTGAGTACGCAAAAGGCAGGGATGAACCTTGGCATGAACGTCATGGTGATGAACATGGATAAGGATGGCTGGGCATTGGAAACGCGCGATGGCGTGATCATGAATGGAACAACAGTGGAACATATCCGTGAAGCTGCGGCTGTAATGGGAGAGTATTGTGATATTCTTGGTCTGCGTTCATTTCCTACATTGAAAGATAAGGAAGCGGATTATTCGGAAGACCTATTCAATAAATTTATCAAATATTGCGGCGTGCCTGTAGTTTCCTTGGAAAGTGCAACGAGGCATCCATTGCAAAGTTTGACAGATTTGATCACGATTACGGAATATAAAAAAACAGATAAACCAAAGGTTGTATTGGCTTGGGCACCGCATGTGAAGGCATTACCTCAAGCTGTTCCCAATTCTTTTTCAGAATGGATGTGCCGTGCTCAGGAAGAAGGTTTGGTAGATTTTACCATTGCTCATCCTGCAGGCTATGAACTTTCCGAGGACTTTACTCCTGGTGCCAATATCTCGACGAACCTGGATGAGGCCTTGGAAGGAGCAGACTTTGTTTATGTGAAGAACTGGTCTTCATTTAAGGAGTATGGAGAGGTTTATCCGGTCAATGAGAATTGGCTTTTGGACAATGAGAAATTGAAATTGACCAATGATGCAAAAGTGATGCATTGTTTGCCAGTGCGTAGGGACTTGGAGCTATCTTCTGAGATATTGGATGGTCCAAATTCATTGGTGATCAAGGAAGCCAGCAATAGGGTATGGGCTGCGCAGGTAGTATTGAAAAGAATGTTGGAAGATTTGAAGGGTTAA
- the rpsK gene encoding 30S ribosomal protein S11, with protein MAKSKKVTKKRIVVIEPVGQAHINATFNNIIVTLTNNQGQTISWSSAGKMGFKGSKKNTPYAASQAASDCGKVAHDLGLRKVEVFVKGPGAGRESAIRSLQGIGIDVTTIKDITPLPHNGCRPPKRRRV; from the coding sequence ATGGCTAAAAGTAAAAAAGTTACTAAAAAACGTATCGTAGTTATCGAGCCTGTAGGACAAGCTCATATCAACGCTACTTTTAACAACATCATCGTAACTTTGACTAACAATCAAGGTCAAACAATTTCATGGTCATCAGCTGGTAAAATGGGCTTTAAAGGTTCTAAAAAGAACACTCCATACGCTGCATCACAAGCTGCATCAGACTGTGGTAAAGTTGCACATGATTTAGGATTGCGTAAAGTTGAAGTTTTCGTAAAAGGTCCGGGCGCTGGACGTGAGTCAGCTATCCGTTCATTGCAAGGTATTGGTATCGACGTAACCACGATCAAGGATATTACTCCACTTCCTCACAACGGTTGTCGTCCTCCAAAACGCAGAAGAGTTTAA
- the secY gene encoding preprotein translocase subunit SecY, whose amino-acid sequence MKKLITTLTNIWKIEELRNRILNTLLFLLIYRVGCHVVLPGVNPEALVVNREGGNDIMNLINMFAGGSFSRAAIFALGVMPYISASIVVQLLGIAVPAFQKMQKEGESGRKKMNNITRYLTVAITLVQAVAYVKTQIGPEAKTIADPMFSILSAVVLTAGTLFVMWLGEKITDKGIGNGISLIIMAGIIAQLPAGITAEWASRMSPSGGGPIPLLLEFVALFFVVIFTILVVQGVRKIPVQYAKKIVGNKQIGGVRQYIPLKVNAAGVMPIIFAQAIMFLPMSLTQFFPNVQSDFLNSLSNYTSVTYNVVFALLIIAFTFFYTAIMVNPQQMSEDMKKNGGFIPGIKPGYETNLFIDNVISHITFPGAVFVAIIAILPAIATLFGVNNQFAHFYGGTSLLILVGVVLDTIQQIESHLLMRHYDGLMKTGRVKGRSTATTVEGYDQSAL is encoded by the coding sequence ATGAAGAAACTAATCACAACCTTAACCAATATATGGAAGATAGAAGAATTACGTAACCGTATTCTTAATACGTTACTATTTCTTTTAATATACCGCGTTGGTTGTCACGTGGTTTTACCAGGTGTCAATCCAGAAGCGTTGGTAGTAAACAGAGAAGGTGGTAATGACATCATGAACTTGATCAATATGTTTGCTGGGGGATCCTTCTCCCGTGCGGCGATCTTTGCTCTTGGTGTTATGCCTTATATCTCGGCATCTATCGTAGTTCAGCTATTGGGGATTGCTGTTCCTGCTTTTCAAAAGATGCAGAAAGAAGGTGAATCTGGCCGTAAGAAAATGAACAACATCACTCGTTACCTTACCGTAGCGATTACGTTGGTTCAAGCCGTAGCCTATGTGAAGACTCAAATCGGACCAGAAGCTAAGACTATTGCGGATCCAATGTTCTCCATTCTATCAGCAGTTGTTTTGACAGCGGGTACATTGTTTGTGATGTGGCTAGGTGAAAAGATTACCGATAAAGGAATTGGTAATGGTATTTCATTAATCATTATGGCTGGTATTATTGCTCAGCTTCCTGCAGGTATTACTGCAGAGTGGGCATCCAGAATGAGCCCGAGTGGTGGTGGTCCTATTCCATTGTTATTGGAGTTTGTCGCTCTGTTTTTCGTCGTGATCTTCACGATCTTGGTTGTACAAGGTGTTCGTAAGATCCCTGTACAATACGCGAAGAAAATCGTTGGTAACAAACAGATTGGTGGTGTGCGTCAATACATTCCTTTAAAGGTAAATGCGGCGGGTGTAATGCCAATCATTTTCGCTCAGGCGATTATGTTTTTACCGATGTCGTTGACCCAGTTCTTCCCGAACGTCCAGTCAGATTTCCTGAACTCGTTGAGTAACTATACATCCGTAACGTATAATGTGGTATTTGCCTTGTTGATCATTGCATTTACCTTCTTCTATACAGCGATTATGGTGAACCCACAGCAGATGTCTGAGGACATGAAGAAGAACGGTGGTTTTATTCCGGGCATTAAGCCAGGTTATGAGACCAACTTGTTTATCGACAACGTAATATCACATATTACCTTCCCTGGTGCTGTATTTGTGGCGATCATTGCGATCTTGCCGGCAATTGCAACATTATTTGGAGTAAACAATCAATTTGCGCATTTCTATGGTGGTACATCCCTATTGATCTTAGTAGGTGTTGTACTGGATACGATTCAGCAAATTGAGAGTCATTTGTTAATGCGTCATTATGATGGGTTGATGAAAACAGGCCGCGTCAAAGGTAGAAGCACTGCGACTACAGTTGAAGGCTATGATCAATCCGCATTATAA
- the ykgO gene encoding type B 50S ribosomal protein L36, with amino-acid sequence MKVRASIKKRSADCKIIRRKGKVFVINKKNPKFKQRQG; translated from the coding sequence ATGAAAGTTAGAGCATCAATAAAAAAACGTAGTGCGGATTGTAAGATTATCCGTCGTAAAGGAAAAGTATTTGTAATCAATAAAAAGAACCCTAAGTTCAAACAACGTCAGGGTTAA
- the proC gene encoding pyrroline-5-carboxylate reductase — MNKITIIGGGNIGLSLAKGLVKSKYCKANEITITRRNLASLAVEQEEGFTVSDSNPEAIQGSEFIVLAILPQQIRKVMDELAPVLTPAQTIISVVSGVTCQDIKDVLGQDKVVIRAMPNTAIAIGQSMTCIATDSAPEDKIQDVSVIFESVGSVVVINEDLMTSATALCACGIAFFLRSIRAASQGGVEIGFHAHDALKMAIQTAKGAADLLLQMESHPESEIDKVTSPKGCTIAGLNEMEHNGFSSAFIKGIKLSAKKAGGLYND; from the coding sequence ATGAATAAGATAACAATTATTGGAGGCGGGAATATAGGGTTGTCATTGGCCAAAGGGCTGGTGAAATCTAAATATTGCAAAGCTAATGAGATTACCATCACCAGGCGCAATCTGGCGTCCTTGGCTGTGGAACAGGAAGAAGGTTTTACGGTGAGCGATTCAAATCCTGAAGCGATTCAAGGGTCTGAATTTATTGTATTGGCCATTCTCCCCCAGCAGATCAGAAAGGTGATGGATGAATTGGCTCCTGTACTGACTCCCGCTCAGACCATTATATCGGTGGTATCTGGTGTAACTTGCCAGGATATCAAGGATGTATTGGGCCAAGATAAGGTTGTTATCCGTGCAATGCCGAATACGGCTATTGCGATAGGGCAGTCCATGACATGTATTGCCACTGACAGTGCTCCTGAGGACAAAATCCAGGATGTATCGGTGATCTTTGAATCGGTAGGTTCTGTGGTGGTCATCAATGAGGACTTAATGACTTCCGCGACGGCACTATGTGCTTGCGGAATCGCATTTTTCCTGAGAAGTATCAGGGCAGCTTCACAAGGTGGTGTTGAGATCGGTTTCCATGCTCACGACGCCTTAAAAATGGCCATTCAAACGGCCAAAGGTGCTGCCGACCTGTTGCTGCAGATGGAAAGCCATCCGGAAAGTGAAATCGATAAGGTGACTTCTCCAAAAGGCTGTACCATTGCAGGATTGAACGAAATGGAACACAACGGTTTCAGTTCTGCTTTCATTAAAGGAATAAAATTGTCTGCTAAAAAAGCTGGAGGCCTATACAATGATTGA
- the map gene encoding type I methionyl aminopeptidase, with protein sequence MSKVYYKTADEIEQVRESANVLSQLLAEIAGLVKPGITTLSLDKFAFDFIKDHKGTPAFLNYQGFPYSLCISVNDQVVHGFPSDYVLKDGDIVTVDGGVNLNGFISDSAYTFAVGEISEEAKQLLEVTKGSLQAGIDQAIAGKRVGDISAAVQEYVTPYRYGIVRELVGHGVGFHLHEKPEVPNYGKRGSGPKLEEGLVICIEPMINAGKAGVKFWDDGWTVSTVDGKLSAHFEQMVAIRKGSPDVLLNFDAIEKVLNKK encoded by the coding sequence ATGTCTAAAGTATATTATAAAACAGCAGATGAAATTGAGCAAGTGCGAGAGTCAGCAAATGTACTCTCGCAGTTACTTGCTGAAATTGCAGGATTAGTAAAACCGGGCATCACGACCTTATCCCTAGATAAGTTTGCCTTTGATTTTATTAAAGATCATAAAGGGACTCCAGCTTTCTTGAACTATCAAGGCTTTCCTTATTCATTGTGTATTTCTGTGAACGACCAGGTCGTGCACGGATTTCCGAGTGACTATGTTCTGAAAGATGGGGATATCGTAACGGTTGACGGTGGGGTGAATTTGAATGGTTTTATCAGTGATTCTGCTTATACTTTTGCTGTAGGAGAGATTTCTGAGGAGGCGAAACAATTGTTAGAAGTAACAAAAGGTTCGTTGCAAGCGGGGATCGATCAAGCAATCGCAGGGAAACGTGTCGGCGATATTTCAGCTGCCGTTCAGGAATATGTAACACCATATCGCTATGGGATTGTTCGTGAATTGGTAGGACATGGTGTTGGTTTTCATTTGCACGAAAAACCTGAGGTTCCGAATTACGGGAAACGTGGTTCAGGTCCGAAGTTGGAAGAAGGATTGGTAATCTGTATCGAACCGATGATCAATGCCGGTAAGGCGGGGGTCAAGTTCTGGGATGATGGTTGGACAGTGAGTACAGTTGATGGAAAGCTTTCTGCACACTTTGAACAGATGGTGGCGATCAGAAAAGGTAGTCCGGACGTGCTTTTGAATTTTGACGCGATAGAGAAAGTTTTAAATAAAAAGTAG